The Nicotiana tomentosiformis chromosome 2, ASM39032v3, whole genome shotgun sequence genome includes the window agaataaaagaaaccaagtttcaactaaataggtaaaacaattagtaagaaaagatcaaacaaatttaaagtatatatctcacatcaatgatgaagaatataacaaaataaaataatttaataaatgcgcaacagtgatctacacaatttaaaaatataatctttcgcaaattaacccgtgtacacactcgtcacctcatgcacacgactttcaacacatttcaataatcacatcaataccaattcttggaaaatttcccccacacaaggttagacaagtcacttacctcgacttgctccaatttaaccaagtattatgcttttttctcgaattTTCGACTccaatcgactcgtatctagtcataattaattcgatacaatcaacaaaaattatagtaatcacttttataagaaaatattacatttttattaaaatccgaaattagctcaaaatttgcccgtggggcccacatctcggaatccggcgaaacttataaaatccgacaacccattcaattacgagtccacccataccaattttaccaaaatccgataataactcgacctccaaatcttaaatttttatttttggaagattttgcaaaaatcttgatttttcatccataaattcacggattcatgatgtaaatgagtatggaatcatgaaatataatcaatataggataaggaacacttaccccaatgttttcccgtgaaaatcgcccaaaatcgcccaagaatcgtgctccaaaaatccaaaacgaaatgaatgaaatgaccatttttggtccttaagtttctgccaatccgtcactaaaagtccatttttcgtcactaaaagtccaccagaaacagctctaccagtcttacttcagttgatcataactttatgtacaaatgtccaaatgataaatggtttacctttctggaaactagaatccaccgactacatgttttgcaattattctgatTACTTATACATTGTGAGATATtagctcccaaagtcggctgcatgcatcagaatttctggcgaaatttctggcgaaactgctctaccagccttcattcaatccatcataactttctgtacaaatgtccaaataatgcatagtttaactttctggaacctataatccaacgactacaactttcatgttttgcacattttctgattccttatgcattgcgagatataagcttccaaacttggctccacgcacggaatttctgcaacagaaatttctgctgcaaacagaaatttccagcactttgtccgaaatccattccgtttaccttccgaaatccacccgagaccctcgggaccttaaccaattattccaacatgtcccaaaataccatacgaacttagtcgaggcttcaaactacatcaaacaacatcaaaacgacgaatcacacctcaaatcaaaatcaatgaactttgaactttcaaattctatatcttgtgtcgaaacacatcaaatcaattcggaatgacttcaaattttgcacacaagtcataaatgacataactgagctatgaaaattttcagaatcggatttcgaactcgatatcaaaaagtcaacctctcggtcaaacttcccaaaaattcaactttcggcatttcaagtagaatcctacggactttcaaataaaattccgatcacgctcctaagtccaaaatcaccatacggagctgttgtaatcttcaaaattctattccggggtcgtttgtacataatttgacatccggtcactatttgaacttaaacttttaatttttcatcaaaattccatatctcgggctagggacctcggaatttgattccgggcatacgcctaagtcccaaatcacgatacggacctaccaaaattatcaaaacactgatccgaatccgtttgctcaaaatgttgaccaaagtcaactcagttgagttttaaagctctaattcacattttaatccatttttcacctgaaaactttccggaaaattttatggactgtgcacgcaagtcgaggaaggataaatagtgcttttcgaggtcttagaacacagaattaatttttaaatttaaagatgacattttgggtcatcacacatgaGCTCCTCGCAatctgcctgtttaataagaagctgctgcaagttattttattgagttgcttgcaacctgcatgaATTAACTGCTTGTAAATAAATTTCAATAAAGTACTAAACGGATAATctttttcaggaagattatctatatcggagtaataaatgaacaactacaatataatatttttataacaaAATTGTATTTAAAAAGAAGATTTTTGCAATATCGGCCAAATTACAACAAAAGAAGTGGTGGCCCTCACAATAGATAATCGCTGCACACTAAGATAACAGAGAATCCATTTTATCCCATCGACTCGACATTGTTCAGATTGAACTCTGAAAATGCAAAAAGTAAAAAACAAATTCAAATAAGCCAAACGTATAAATAAAAGGAAGGGTAACAGAAAATACAAAAAACCACATTCGTTGCGCAGTTGAAAATTGAAATGAAGGATGACGATGCCCTTCCCATATCAACGCCGACGGCACCTTCATCATCATCGTACACAACTTCCAAGAAGGAAACTTCCTCCTCCTATCCCGCCATTTTCGGCAGAGGTCGTTACAAGTTTTGGGCTTTTGCCGCTATTTTATTGCTAGCTTTTTGGTCTATGCTCACCGGAACTGTTACTCTCCGTTGGTCCGCCGGCAACCTCAACGCCATCTCCGATAATATCGACATTCCTCTCCCCGAAGATCTCGACGTTCTCGTCCGTACATATTTCCCCTTTACTTTTTTCCCTCATTGTTTACAAATTCTCCTATTTTCGTTTTGACGGAAATTATATGTATTTTTGGGCAGGAAATGGAAGAAAGGGAGAAGTTAGTGAAGCATATGTGGGATGTATATACAAACAGCCGTGGGATCAAAATGCCAAAGTTTTGGCAGGAAGCATTTGAGGCGGCATATGAGGAGTTAACAAGTGACGTTCCTGGAGTTTCCGAAGATGCCATTTCTGAGATCGCTAAGATGTCTGTACGCTACATTCCTATTGAATCGCCACCTCTCCATTCATCGGTTAGCTCTCTCTATCTGTCCCTTTCTCTTTGATCCAATTCTTCCCCGTGGTCAGCCTTGGCTATGAACTCGTGATTTAACTTTTGACATTTTAGGTTGGCGATTTGGGGGTGTTTTATTAGATAACTAGATAAGTTAAGAATTTTGGTTGAGAAATTCTTTTATCTGTGGTGTCGGGCCAGCTTACGCtcacctgctacctcccaccagcctCCCACCCAACACAGGTACCGGGTAACTCGTACCAAGGTTTAGGCGATAAGAAtaaatcacctagtatttttttTTGCCTCCACTGGGTTGTTGACCTGGAGACCTCGTGCCTCATGGTTCTACTCCCGCTTCATTGACCTCTAGGCCACATCCTTGGATGCAAAAAAAGAGAGAATCTTACTTTAGAAACTAATTTGGTTCCTCTTTTCAATTGGATTTTTCTTTCCGGAACTATAATGTGAGGACACGGAGGAGTTTCAGCCAAAAGTACACACAAGATACAAGCAGCTTTTCAGGTCACTTCAGTTAAATTTTTGTGCTGATGCAATAGAGAGTTTACAGTTATAATGGGTTGCAATGTAAACACGAGGTTCCACTATCAAATTACGGAAGTAATTTAATTACGACCAAGTTAGAAACTGGTTTGTTCCATTTGTACACTGTTGTGCCTTCTCACTTTTAAGTTTTTCCTAGTGTAGAACTTGATCTTTGTGTTAATTTAATtacatctttaggaaatgatggACTTTGAGTATTTTCAGATAGAAATATGGGTTTTCCTTTTGGAAAGAGTTCTTAGCGGGATGTTTTGTGTGCttcaatttttcttttctgtaacGCAACAGTATGATGTGCGAAGGAGCAGTTCAGATTTCTTCAAGGTCTTACTTTTCCCTCTAGTAAACTCAATGTTCCAGCTTACAAGCTAGTTCCAAAATGGAGCAATGCAATGCTTTCTGATAGCTCTGCTAGACAGAAGTGATAAAAGTTTGTATCATCATTATTTGTGCTTTTCAGTTGTGTATCTCAAGGCTCTGGAAGTAGTGCATGTAGTTTAATTCAAAGAGATGTCTATTAACTTTTCTGCTGTAAAATTTTAACTGCGTTTGGATAGCTATGGTCATAATAATACCATTTGAACATACTTGGTGGGTAAATAAACATGAATATCTGTAACAAATTTGATAAATACGATACTGCTGAAACTCCTTGCTTTTTGAGGCATCACTTGCGACCTCCATTCTCACCAAAACTACTCAAAGAGATTGTCCTCCATCTTCACCAAATTTTCATCATGCACTTTATCAGAAAGCAAATAAGCAGGCAATGTTGATAGCAATAAACCCCATTAACTTGAATAGTCAATGCCACGTTGCAACTATCTAAATATTGATCAGTACATGCACCCAATATGGAGTTATCAACCAGGTCAACTGCTTCCAGCTCCTATTGCCAGCTCTACTCAAGCATCAACTCTTTGGATTGCTAGTTCCACAAATTCACATTCCTGCTGGGGGATACAGGAGTTAGGCAGGAAATGAAGGCCCTAGACATGCGGTGATCATGAAGAAAGACAAGATGCTAACTTGTCCTCTTCTGCCTCTTCTCTCCATTTCTCTTTCCCTATCTCTTTGTTGCCTTTTGTTTTCCTTAAAATTTATGTGATGTCTAGGAGACGATGGAGGCTTTCTTGTTTTCTAAAAGATCCTTTTACAAACTTCTTACCTTTCCCAGTTAATTCCCTCCTGTTCCTCATGATACACGTAACCAAAGGGGCCTGGAGCATGTGACAGTGGTGTTGGTTGCTAGTGCTGTCTACTGGCGTGTAAGATGGAGACATGGAGTTTCCAGGGTCATTGATACTGAGAGGAAGTTTTCGAGCTGATTGGACTGGATAATAGCACAGTTCTCTGTTCGACTTTGGTTCGCCCATTCTTGTgttatttcttctttttctcccGTCAAGCCTGTGAATTTTCTCATTGCTCCTTATAAAAGTTGAAAGTTCTccttatcaaaaataaataaataaatagttgAATAAAGTTCTCTTTGCCTCCTATAGGGCTGCGTGCATGAAATGTACAGCTACTTCTTATTTAACTACACAGTGATACGATCGGTATATCTTTCTGCAACTTATTTTGTCAAATCAGCTGGTATGAAGCATAAATGCCTGAAAGTAATGCACCCAAAGCTTGACAGGTGATGGATAGTAAGATGTTGTGTTTTTCCCTCTCAGAAGGCCAATAACATTGGCTTGAGAAATAAGGTTCTTCATTTCTTTATGGCTGGATCTCTATTTTTATCTGTCTCAAAAATGAACATGCACACATTTGCACAACGCATGGGCAGATGCAACAACCTTAGGTAGCACTGGATTCGTTGTAATTGAATCAAAACAGTAAGGTCTTCCTCATTAATATAGAATTCCATTAAAAAGAAGTTTGTGGGAGAGCAACTTCTTGGAAGCTGAAGGTGGCAGATGAATCTGTTCACTGAATTCTGCCACTATTTCGGGTTGTCTTTTGTTtaaattttagagagagaaaccAAGAAACAAAAGTACAGATATATATAAGGTGGTCTTTCTAAGTTGTCTTTCTTCTCTCTCCGATCCTGAACTCCTGCTTCTCccagattcttgttatgttgtgATTGCTCCTTTAACATGTGCAGCGATTGTAATTGACTTATGTTTGATCTCATTTTAAACTATTTCAGGGAATACGAGAATTAAGTCTAAGGCAAACGAAGAGCGAACAAACAACTGCAACAGGGAGAAAGTTATGACTTGGAGAAATCAAGAACCCCCCATTTGCGTGGTTGCCGCTTTTTCACACACGATAAATTGTGATTTATGCCATCTGCTGTCTGGGATTGACGAAGGGAGCATTTGGGAAAAGATTACACTGACATGCATTGCATTTTTGCTGTAAGGACAAAACGATGTATCTATTTAGGTTTTGATACTTGTAATTTTTTTCTCCTTTATTTTCCTGTCTTCCTAATGAAAGCACATATTGGTGAAAAACTCAAACAGTATCATGATTGGATTAATTCATGCGAAAAGAAAAATCTGGTGTTGTTGCTACAGTTTTGCACTGGAAGACATTTTCCATAGATTGATTTTTCGCTTGTTTTTACTGATGATGTGAAATCGCAAGGGAACAGGAATTTCATTTTGGTTTGTTGTGGTTAAACATATAATTTTTGCCTTAGGGTATTTATGGGTAGACACCAATCAGGCCATGACCACCGGTCTGTGCATTGGCTAGCAGTATTAGTAGTTCAACTCCTCTTATAAAGGATGGCGCTGTGTTATTTACTATACTGTTTTAGAAAGTAGTAGTGTTTGAAATAGGCAGGGTGTAATTAATGTATATCTGCTCGTTCAACTGTAGAAATCGTTGATGTCCTTGGGTATGATTTAACAAACTCTTTTTACCTATCAAAAATTGAGAATAACAATAAATCAAGTGTAAAGTCTGACTTATCACAAATTGATATATTTGAAGAGCTTTTAAAGATGATGAGCAAGTATCATTATAATCGGAGTCCAAAATTTCATTCATATCAAATTAATCCCTGTAATTAATCTATAGTTTATCCACAAAGAAAAACCTTTTGTCCATtttctcttccttttcttttttctcctccTACTTTTCCTTCATCTTCCTTTTCCTAGTTTCCAGTGTAGGATAAACGTTAACCTTTAATACTCTTTTTGAGATGGATGGGGACGACTATATATGTTGTCGCTGACAGCTGCAGATTGAAGCATTTGCATTTGAAACTGCATCTTATTATACAAGATGATCCTACTGTGTTTTG containing:
- the LOC104116484 gene encoding uncharacterized protein produces the protein MKDDDALPISTPTAPSSSSYTTSKKETSSSYPAIFGRGRYKFWAFAAILLLAFWSMLTGTVTLRWSAGNLNAISDNIDIPLPEDLDVLEMEEREKLVKHMWDVYTNSRGIKMPKFWQEAFEAAYEELTSDVPGVSEDAISEIAKMSVRYIPIESPPLHSSGIRELSLRQTKSEQTTATGRKL